AGGTCGGGCATCCTGAAGAGCGTGCGGACGCCGCCGATCTCGACGACGTTGTTCGCCTCGCGGGGGAAGCCGTGACGGAGGCAGCCGATGTCCGTCGTCGTGCCGCCGACGTCGATGACCAGCGCGTCGGTGCGCTTCGAGAGAAACGCCGCGCCCCGCATCGAGTTGGTCGGCCCCGATGCGAAGCTGTAGACGGGGAAGGTCTCGGCGACCGACGCGCGCATGACCGTGCCGTCGTTCTGGGTGAGATAGAGCGGCGCCGCGATCCCGCTCGCCCCGAGGGCGTCGGTGAAGGCGCGCGCGGTCTTCCGCGCGAGATCCACGAGCGCGGCGTTGAGCAGCGTCGCGTTCTCGCGCTCGAGGAGCCCGATGCGACCGAGCCGGTGCGAGAGCGTGACGGCGACGCCGGGGCACTCTTCGCGGAGGATCTCCGCCGCCTGCTCCTCGCACGAGGGGTTCAGCGGAGAGAAGACTGAGGCGACTCCCACCGAGGTCAGGCCCGCGTCGCGGATGCGCCGCGCGGCGGCGCGCAGGCCGGCCGCATCGAAGGGGACGATCGGCCGCCCGTCGTACTCGTGGCCACCTTCCAGCATCACGATCTCCCCGCGGACGATGGCGGCGAGGTCCTCGGGCCAGTCGATGAAGGGCTCGAGCGAGGCGCTCGCGGGGAGCCCGATGCGGATCGCGGCGACGCGGGTGAGGTCGCGCCGCTGGACGACGGCGTTGGTGAAGTGGGTGGTGCCGATCATCACCGCGTCGATTGGAGCGGGGTCCGCGAGTCCGGCTTGCGCCGTAGGTGGCCTGCCGGAGGTGCGGTGTGGCTCCGCACCTGCGTCCGCACGCAGCGCGGCGAGGGCATTCTTGATCCCCGTCGTGACGTCGGCGGTCGTCGGCGTCTTGACGGCGTGGACGACGCGCTCGTCCTCCAGGAGGACCGCGTCGGTGTTGGTCCCGCCCACGTCGATGCCCACGCGCCGTTTCATGCGAAGACGCTCGTGAAGTCGAGGTCGTAGCCGAAGGCGCGCGGTCCGACGTGCTCCAGGCCCTTGGGTGTGAGGAGGACCGGCGGCGCGGGGAGCGCCACGACGCCGACCCGCTGGCCGTAGCGCAGCGTCTCGGTGCCGACCGCCTCGCCCGAGACGCTGTCCATGACGCAGATGAGGTCGGGCGTCGTCACCCGCGGGACGCCGTCGAGCCAGCCGACGGCGAACTCGTTCTGGAAGGCGAGCTCGAAGGCCGAGCCGCGGAACGCGTCGAGACCGTCGAGCGTCGCCGTCCCGCGCAGGAACCCCTCGGTCGCCCGCCGCGCGACGTCGCGGATCTTGCCCTTGAACAGGAGCAACCCGCGCTCGGCCTCGATGATCGCCTGGACCGGGTCGCGGTGGGCGCGCCGCGCCGCCTGGACCGTCTCGCCGAGGCG
Above is a genomic segment from Candidatus Methylomirabilota bacterium containing:
- a CDS encoding hydantoinase/oxoprolinase family protein — its product is MKRRVGIDVGGTNTDAVLLEDERVVHAVKTPTTADVTTGIKNALAALRADAGAEPHRTSGRPPTAQAGLADPAPIDAVMIGTTHFTNAVVQRRDLTRVAAIRIGLPASASLEPFIDWPEDLAAIVRGEIVMLEGGHEYDGRPIVPFDAAGLRAAARRIRDAGLTSVGVASVFSPLNPSCEEQAAEILREECPGVAVTLSHRLGRIGLLERENATLLNAALVDLARKTARAFTDALGASGIAAPLYLTQNDGTVMRASVAETFPVYSFASGPTNSMRGAAFLSKRTDALVIDVGGTTTDIGCLRHGFPREANNVVEIGGVRTLFRMPDLLSLGLGGGSLVRREPVAVGPLSVGYRLTEQSLVFGGDELTATDVAVAAGLLDVGDRTRVASLPAALVKNVLARAAAVIEEGVDRMKTDARDEPLIAVGGGCFLVPERIAGVSEVVHVQHQAVANAVGAAIAQVSGEVDQIFQNLTRDEAIARARRLAEEQAVSAGADPKTLALVEVEDLPLAYLPGNSLRVRVRVIGDI